The Stigmatopora argus isolate UIUO_Sarg chromosome 23, RoL_Sarg_1.0, whole genome shotgun sequence genome contains a region encoding:
- the myf6 gene encoding myogenic factor 6, whose protein sequence is MPQPSRRSEHAWRGHNMMDLFETNAYLFNDLRYLDDGALHQLDAAGASPLYRAAGDHDDGPPSPGGRERRAASETGEEDSSGGEEHVPAPPGLRAHREGRCLMWACKVCKKKSAPADRRKAATLRERRRLKKINEAFEALKRKTVANPNQRLPKVEILRSAISYIERLQELLHGLDERDHTDKRDHVIASGNQWKKTCETWTNANDHSGASSANEREGCGDSSASCSLLRLSSIVDSISGVAEK, encoded by the exons ATGCCACAGCCGTCGCGGCGGAGCGAGCACGCGTGGCGTGGCCACAACATGATGGACCTTTTCGAGACCAACGCGTACCTCTTCAACGACCTGCGCTACTTGGACGACGGCGCCCTGCACCAGCTGGACGCGGCAGGCGCCTCGCCGCTCTACCGCGCCGCCGGAGACCACGACGATGGCCCGCCCTCGCCCGGAGGGAGAGAGCGGCGAGCCGCGTCCGAGACGGGCGAGGAAGACAGCAGCGGAGGCGAGGAGCACGTCCCGGCGCCGCCCGGCCTGCGCGCCCACCGCGAGGGCCGCTGCCTGATGTGGGCCTGCAAGGTGTGCAAGAAGAAGTCGGCGCCGGCCGATCGGCGAAAAGCCGCCACCTTGCGCGAGCGCCGCCGCCTCAAGAAGATCAACGAGGCTTTCGAGGCGCTCAAGAGGAAGACGGTGGCCAACCCTAACCAGAGGCTGCCCAAGGTGGAGATCTTGCGCAGCGCCATCAGCTACATCGAGAGGCTGCAGGAGCTGCTGCACGGCCTGGACGAGCGGGACCATACCGACAAACGAGACCAC GTCATCGCTTCGGGGAATCAGTGGAAAAAAACCTGCGAGACCTGGACCAACGCCAACGACCATTCCGGCGCCAGCTCGGCGAACGAGAGGGAAG GTTGCGGCGATTCTTCGGCGTCCTGCAGCCTCCTGCGTCTGTCGTCCATCGTGGACAGCATTAGCGGCGTGGCGGAAAAATAA
- the myf5 gene encoding myogenic factor 5, producing MGLGHRAAVIRSGQCGPRGHKRGPRGQRSPHIPGKVPPSMDSFSPSQPYYAPPSSPGEDEWDSDEHVPAPGQQPGAHLAGRCLQWACKACKRKSSFVDRRRAATMRERRRLKKVNHAFETLRRCTSANPAQRLPKVEILRNAIHYIESLQELLREQVDRYYSGSEPASPLSSCSDGATDGSSPAWRQLNYSGTYPYMKNESLSDQAGGASSLQCLSSIVDRLSTPASVPSPDGSAHSQPCTPSCSPVYHVL from the exons ATGGGGCTGGGCCATCGGGCCGCGGTAATTAGATCTGGCCAATGTGGGCCCCGGGGGCATAAAAGGGGGCCCCGCGGGCAGCGCAGCCCTCACATCCCTGGAAAGGTCCCCCCGAGCATGGACTCCTTCTCGCCCTCGCAGCCGTACTACGCGCCGCCGTCGTCCCCGGGCGAGGACGAGTGGGACTCGGACGAGCACGTGCCGGCGCCGGGGCAGCAGCCCGGGGCGCACCTGGCGGGCCGCTGCCTGCAGTGGGCCTGCAAGGCCTGCAAGCGCAAGTCCAGCTTCGTGGACCGCCGGCGCGCCGCCACCATGCGGGAGCGGCGGCGCCTGAAGAAGGTCAACCACGCCTTCGAGACGCTGCGCCGGTGCACCTCGGCCAACCCGGCCCAGCGCCTGCCCAAGGTGGAGATCCTGCGCAACGCCATCCACTACATCGAGAGCCTGCAGGAGCTCCTCCGGGAGCAGGTGGACCGCTACTACAGCGGTTCCGAACCCGCCAGCCCCCTCTCCAGCTGCTCCGACGGCGCG ACGGACGGCAGCAGTCCAGCGTGGCGACAGCTCAACTACAGCGGCACTTACCCCTACATGAAAAACG AGAGCCTATCAGATCAAGCGGGCGGCGCGTCCAGCCTGCAGTGTCTCTCCAGCATCGTGGACCGGCTGTCCACACCCGCTTCGGTCCCCTCGCCCGACGGCTCGGCCCACTCGCAGCCGTGCACGCCATCTTGCAGCCCTGTCTACCACGTCCTGTGA
- the lin7a gene encoding protein lin-7 homolog A — protein MATVLQQPLSLDRDVARAIELLEKLQESGDVPGYKLQSLKKVLQSEFCTAIREVYQYMHETITVTGCPEYQARATAKATVAAFAASEGHSHPRVLELPKTEEGLGFNVMGGKEQNSPIYISRIIPGGVAERHGGLKRGDQLLSVNGVSVEGEHHEKAVELLKAAKDSVKLVVRYTPKVLEEMEARFEKLRTARRRQQQQQLLMQQQHNVAAQQNHTS, from the exons ATGGCGACGGTGCTCCAACAGCCGCTCAGTCTGGATCGAG ATGTGGCCCGAGCCATCGAGCTGCTGGAGAAGCTGCAGGAGTCGGGCGACGTTCCCGGCTACAAGCTGCAGTCGCTGAAGAAGGTTCTCCAGAGCGAGTTCTGCACGGCCATCCGCGAG GTGTACCAGTACATGCACGAAACCATCACCGTAACCGGATGCCCCGAGTACCAGGCCAGAGCCACGGCCAAG GCTACCGTAGCCGCCTTTGCCGCCAGCGAGGGCCACTCGCACCCGCGGGTGCTGGAGCTTCCCAAAACCGAAGAAGGTCTGGGCTTCAACGTGATGGGTGGCAAGGAGCAGAACTCGCCCATCTACATTTCTCGCATCATTCCGGGAGGAGTGGCCGAGCGCCACGGCGGACTCAAGCGAGGCGACCAGCTCCTGTCTGTCAACGGGGTG AGTGTGGAAGGTGAACATCACGAGAAGGCGGTGGAGCTGCTGAAGGCAGCCAAGGACAGCGTCAAGCTGGTGGTGCGCTACACGCCCAAAGTCCTGGAGGAGATGGAAGCGCGCTTCGAGAAGCTTCGGACAGCCCGTCGccgccagcagcagcagcagctcctCATGCAGCAGCAACACAATGTGGCCGCTCAGCAAAATCACACGTCATAG